In a single window of the Candidatus Methylacidiphilales bacterium genome:
- a CDS encoding glycosyltransferase family 2 protein encodes MPQLSIIIPFYNEEENVAPVLEEVLRCQPEAEVIAVDDGSRDTTADKIRGFPGVVLLSFPRNLGQSAAFYHGLHRAKGGICVMMDGDGQNDPADIDALVAALAHGDVACGYRRTRRDSFSKRLASRIANHIRKSVLGDGIRDTGCSLKALRREHVKYLVPFNAMHRFIPALLVNCGLKVVEVPVNHRHRTRGVSKYTVAGRAWRGLRDLLGVRWFMSRQIRWDLDPHRDD; translated from the coding sequence ATGCCCCAGCTTTCCATCATCATCCCCTTCTACAACGAGGAAGAAAACGTCGCCCCGGTTCTGGAAGAAGTCTTGCGCTGCCAACCGGAGGCCGAGGTGATTGCCGTCGACGACGGAAGCCGCGACACCACCGCTGACAAAATACGGGGCTTTCCCGGCGTGGTTCTGCTCTCCTTCCCGCGCAACCTGGGCCAGAGCGCGGCCTTCTACCACGGGCTCCACCGTGCCAAGGGCGGGATCTGTGTCATGATGGATGGCGACGGACAGAATGACCCCGCCGACATTGATGCCCTTGTCGCGGCACTCGCCCATGGGGATGTGGCCTGCGGCTACCGCCGCACGCGCAGGGATTCGTTCAGCAAACGCCTCGCCTCAAGAATCGCCAACCACATCCGCAAATCCGTGCTGGGTGACGGCATCCGCGACACCGGCTGCAGCCTCAAGGCGTTGCGGCGCGAACATGTGAAATACCTCGTGCCCTTCAACGCCATGCACCGCTTCATTCCCGCGTTGTTGGTGAATTGCGGGCTGAAAGTGGTGGAAGTCCCCGTGAACCACCGGCACCGCACACGGGGGGTTTCGAAATACACCGTGGCCGGCCGGGCCTGGCGCGGGCTGCGCGATTTGCTGGGCGTGCGTTGGTTTATGTCTCGACAAATCCGCTGGGATTTGGACCCTCACCGGGATGATTGA
- a CDS encoding lipid-A-disaccharide synthase N-terminal domain-containing protein, with protein sequence MIDSPASFFDSVTAFYNIEIKDIHIFGWVWNLKVGKLVGFIGTFLFAGRWVVQLGASKIKGRPVLPLLFWYMSISGSLLLLSYFVFGQNDSVGIVNNLFPMLIAFYNLYLELKHRAKASRAEG encoded by the coding sequence ATGATTGATTCCCCGGCTTCATTTTTTGACAGTGTCACGGCCTTCTACAACATCGAGATCAAGGACATCCACATCTTCGGTTGGGTTTGGAACCTGAAGGTGGGCAAGCTGGTGGGATTCATCGGCACCTTTCTTTTCGCCGGACGCTGGGTGGTACAGTTGGGGGCCTCGAAAATCAAAGGGCGGCCCGTGCTGCCGCTGCTTTTCTGGTACATGAGCATCTCGGGCAGCCTCCTGCTGCTCAGTTATTTTGTCTTCGGCCAAAACGACTCGGTCGGGATCGTCAACAACCTCTTCCCGATGTTGATCGCCTTCTACAACCTCTACCTTGAACTGAAGCACCGCGCGAAAGCAAGCCGGGCGGAAGGCTGA